The window GAGTGGGCCGAGGCCAACGGCCTCTGGGTGATCAGCGACGAGATCTACCAGAACCTCGTCTACGACGGCCTCACCGCCTCGTCGATCGTCAACGAGGTGCCCGCGCTCGCCGACCGCACGCTGCTGGTCAACGGCGTGGCCAAGACCTACGCCATGACCGGATGGCGGGTCGGCTGGATGGTCGGCCCCGCCGATGCCATCAAGGCCGCCGGCAACCTGCAGTCCCACCTCTCGTCGAACGTCGCGAACATCTCGCAGCGCGCCGCGATCGCGGCCCTGAACGGCCCGCAGGACGCGGTGGAGGTGATGCGCTCCACCTACGAGCGCCGCCGCCGCACGATCGTCGACGCGCTGAACGAGATCCCCGGCGTGGTCACCCCGATGCCGCAGGGAGCGTTCTACGTCTACCCCGACGTCTCGGGGCTCCTCGGCCGCGAGTGGGGCGGCGTCACGCCGACCACCTCGCTCGAGCTGGCCGACCTCATCCTCGAGCAGGTGGAGGTCGCGACCGTGCCCGGCGAGGCGTTCGGGCCGAGCGGCTTCCTGCGGCTGTCGTACGCCCTCGGCGACGAGGCGCTGGTGGAGGGCGTGACACGGCTGCAGAAGCTGTTCGGCTGATCTCCTCGTGATCGCTCCGGTGCTCTAGCCCGGCGTGGGAGGTCGGTTGTAGAGTTTCGCTCATGAAATCCCGAGCGATCCTCATCCCCGCGGTCCTCGGCGCGCTCGCACTTCTCAACGCCTTCCACGCCACCCCCGCGTCGGCGTCGCCGCTCGACCTCACGGTCGTCTCGGCGCCCCCGGCCGGCAGCGTGCTCGTCGCCGACGAGTCGCGTGCTCTGGCGGGCGGGCCGGTGGCGCTCTCCGGCACCGCGACCCATGACGCGGCCGTGACGGTCTCGACCGGCGCGCCCGCGACCGCTCTGTGCGCGACGGTCGCACTCGCCGACGGGAGCTGGTCGTGCCCCATCGTCTCGGCCCCCGACCTGGTGGGGCCCGTCGCGGTCTCGAGCGGAGGCGAGGTCGTGCTCCTCGACTTCTCGGTGCTCGGTCCGCCCACGCTCCCCACCGATCCGCCGGGCACCCTCACGTCGACGGTCACGGCCGACGATCTGACGCAGCCGGTGGCAGGCGCTGGGGCACCCGGCGCTCTCGTCACCGTCACGATCTCCGATATCGACGGGGCGGGCAGCGGATGCTCGGCCCTCGTCACCGCGGGCAGCAGCTGGTCGTGCACCGTGCCCGCACCGCCTCCAGGCGCGGGGCCGTACTCGGTGGCGGTGTCGCAGGCGTATCCGTGGGCGGCGGGGGTCGTGGTGGAGGGGGACGGGGCGGAGTACGCGTACGAGGCACCCGGGGTCGTGGGGCCGGGGACCGGCTCGGGGG of the Herbiconiux flava genome contains:
- a CDS encoding pyridoxal phosphate-dependent aminotransferase; protein product: MTRISNRIASIAESATLKVDAKAKSLQAAGRPVISYAAGEPDFPTPAHIVEAAEVAVRDPKNHRYTPAAGLPELREAIAAKTLRDSGLEVSPSQVIVTNGGKQAVYEAFATLLDPGDEVLVPTPFWTTYPEAIALAGGVPVQVFAGSAQNYLVTVEQLEAARTPRSKVLLFVSPSNPTGAVYSAAQTKEIGEWAEANGLWVISDEIYQNLVYDGLTASSIVNEVPALADRTLLVNGVAKTYAMTGWRVGWMVGPADAIKAAGNLQSHLSSNVANISQRAAIAALNGPQDAVEVMRSTYERRRRTIVDALNEIPGVVTPMPQGAFYVYPDVSGLLGREWGGVTPTTSLELADLILEQVEVATVPGEAFGPSGFLRLSYALGDEALVEGVTRLQKLFG